A genomic stretch from Empedobacter stercoris includes:
- a CDS encoding DUF3822 family protein: protein MSKPTQRSLAILLSHDMLSYITKTTDGISTSYSDVYDYSVDFTNLNKTEIEIEHELRSNLTLLQEYDHVHICFLSTTINVVPSHLSHKPFEDLLSLSDYSPIKLAIDCPLENVDASIVYNIHYPLKDILLSLPNLQNARLYHSGKFLIDYGLINSKNNEVYINLMHQKLEVCVLSNGEFIFYNLFETKTKEDFLFYILYTLNQLNISSNEVSLYAFGDVLTSPNYYETLKKYVRHISFNEDDKQLGQYFTLYKLFECESFQEH, encoded by the coding sequence ATGTCAAAACCAACTCAACGTTCGTTAGCGATTTTATTATCACACGATATGCTTAGTTATATTACCAAAACAACCGACGGAATATCGACTTCGTATTCGGATGTGTATGACTATTCGGTGGATTTTACAAATCTTAACAAAACGGAGATTGAAATTGAACATGAATTGCGTTCTAATTTGACTCTATTGCAAGAATACGACCATGTGCACATTTGTTTTTTATCGACTACAATCAATGTCGTTCCCTCACATCTTTCGCACAAGCCTTTCGAAGATTTGTTATCTCTTTCGGATTATAGTCCTATCAAATTAGCAATTGATTGTCCATTAGAAAATGTAGATGCTTCTATTGTATACAACATTCATTATCCGTTAAAAGATATTTTGCTTTCTTTACCCAATTTGCAAAATGCTCGCTTGTATCATTCGGGCAAATTCTTGATTGATTATGGGTTGATTAATTCGAAAAACAATGAAGTTTACATCAATTTGATGCACCAAAAATTAGAAGTTTGTGTGTTAAGCAATGGAGAATTTATTTTTTATAATCTATTTGAAACAAAAACGAAAGAAGACTTTTTGTTTTACATTTTGTACACATTAAATCAATTAAATATTAGTTCAAACGAAGTTTCATTATATGCTTTTGGAGACGTTTTAACTTCACCAAATTACTACGAAACCTTAAAAAAATATGTTCGTCATATTTCGTTTAACGAAGATGATAAACAACTTGGACAATATTTTACATTATATAAATTATTCGAATGCGAATCATTTCAGGAACATTAA
- the kdsB gene encoding 3-deoxy-manno-octulosonate cytidylyltransferase, with the protein MKKIAVIPARYAASRFPGKLMQLLGNKTVIRMTYENVVATNLFDDVFVVTDSKLIFEEIVNHGGKAIMSIKEHETGSDRIAEAIENIECDIILNVQGDEPFVNEKALADILSSFDGEIGKTVDVATLKEAISTQEAINNPNFVKVVTDINDFALYFSRSAIPFARESNFTPNYFRHLGIYAFRKNALLNFSKLAMRQNEKAEKLEQLRYLEYGMKIKVIETESIGVGIDTPEDLERAKEYLSVIVKK; encoded by the coding sequence GTGAAAAAAATAGCCGTTATTCCAGCACGATATGCAGCTTCTCGTTTTCCTGGGAAATTGATGCAACTATTGGGTAATAAAACTGTCATTCGAATGACTTACGAAAATGTTGTGGCAACCAATTTGTTTGATGATGTTTTTGTGGTGACAGATTCTAAATTGATTTTTGAAGAAATAGTAAACCACGGAGGAAAAGCAATTATGAGTATAAAAGAACATGAAACTGGAAGTGATCGAATTGCTGAAGCGATCGAAAATATAGAATGTGATATTATTTTGAATGTTCAGGGTGACGAACCATTTGTTAATGAAAAAGCCTTGGCTGATATTCTTTCTTCTTTTGATGGAGAAATAGGAAAAACTGTAGATGTAGCGACACTAAAAGAAGCAATTTCAACACAAGAAGCAATTAATAATCCAAATTTTGTAAAAGTGGTAACGGATATCAATGATTTTGCACTTTATTTCTCTCGCTCAGCGATTCCATTTGCTCGCGAATCGAATTTTACACCAAATTATTTTCGTCATTTAGGAATATATGCGTTTAGAAAGAATGCTTTATTGAACTTTTCTAAATTAGCAATGCGTCAAAATGAAAAAGCAGAAAAATTGGAACAATTGCGTTACTTAGAATATGGGATGAAAATCAAAGTAATCGAAACAGAATCAATTGGAGTTGGAATTGATACACCTGAAGATTTAGAACGTGCAAAAGAATATTTATCCGTTATTGTTAAAAAATAA
- a CDS encoding HNH endonuclease — protein MSDSWKEYEAEGLIEKRSFLVSKDGLVKKLYTGQDKYKILEGAINNGYRAIWVTKADGKRTAKYVHKMVAETFLPNKENKEYVVHLDHNKLNNAMNNLQWATLEEWKEHNKHLFRMMKGRSRLDSIPNSKLTEAQVIRLKKKLLDPNRKTKISTLAKQFNISQGQVYRILRGENWSHIEVKKD, from the coding sequence ATGAGTGATTCATGGAAAGAATACGAAGCAGAAGGATTAATTGAAAAAAGATCTTTCTTGGTATCAAAAGATGGTCTTGTTAAAAAATTATACACAGGACAAGATAAATATAAAATTTTAGAAGGAGCTATCAATAATGGTTATCGCGCAATTTGGGTAACAAAAGCAGACGGAAAACGTACAGCAAAATATGTCCACAAAATGGTAGCGGAAACTTTTTTGCCTAATAAAGAAAATAAAGAATATGTCGTTCATTTAGACCATAATAAATTAAACAATGCAATGAATAATTTGCAATGGGCAACGTTGGAAGAATGGAAAGAGCATAACAAACATTTATTTAGAATGATGAAGGGACGTTCTCGTTTAGACAGCATTCCGAATAGTAAATTAACAGAAGCACAAGTAATTCGTTTGAAAAAGAAATTACTCGATCCTAATAGAAAGACTAAAATTTCTACTTTAGCCAAACAATTTAATATTTCTCAAGGACAAGTTTACCGTATTTTAAGAGGTGAAAACTGGTCACATATAGAAGTTAAAAAAGACTAA
- a CDS encoding LolA family protein — translation MKKVLMLKLTFSMLMISLFSVATYAQEAEQIIENHIQKTGGEAAWNNLNSIILKGEAIINVGDSYPMIVYHQRPYNKKVVFVMNGKEILNEGYDGKIGWTYSEVAKKNVAVKNYKPDSFDSDILKYKQKGFKIKYLGIDKYDQNNSCYKVELTKNTNSTIYCFDKNSYEIVMEKNKEETLYYSNFKTFNGLSFATKVVGKPTEGGEYIIKFNDIKINPAIDKKHFKF, via the coding sequence ATGAAAAAAGTTCTTATGTTGAAATTGACATTTAGTATGCTTATGATTTCGTTATTTTCTGTAGCAACATACGCACAAGAAGCAGAACAAATTATTGAAAATCATATTCAGAAAACAGGAGGAGAAGCAGCTTGGAATAATTTGAACAGTATTATCCTAAAAGGAGAAGCCATCATTAATGTAGGAGATTCTTATCCTATGATTGTTTATCACCAACGACCATACAACAAGAAAGTGGTGTTTGTGATGAACGGAAAAGAAATATTAAATGAAGGTTATGATGGCAAAATAGGGTGGACTTATAGTGAAGTTGCAAAGAAAAATGTAGCTGTAAAAAATTATAAACCAGACTCTTTTGATTCGGATATTTTAAAGTATAAACAAAAAGGATTTAAGATAAAATACTTAGGCATAGATAAATATGATCAAAATAATAGCTGTTATAAAGTTGAATTAACCAAAAATACAAATTCAACAATTTATTGTTTTGATAAAAATTCTTACGAAATTGTAATGGAGAAGAATAAAGAAGAAACCCTTTATTACTCTAATTTTAAAACATTCAATGGATTATCCTTTGCGACAAAAGTGGTAGGAAAACCTACCGAAGGAGGAGAATATATCATAAAATTCAATGATATTAAAATTAATCCAGCCATTGATAAGAAACATTTTAAATTCTAA
- a CDS encoding site-specific recombinase Gcr — translation MALDSIFDQNRKYEKRFLLRLLEKARKDYPDSISFIDDLISKLQNNSTYRLIFREELQKTFGKINIVSYLVDSGIHLEDNLFSIFRKKIMDSLLPDIEDNNELTSVVNEIFYNSKNLQAIRIIPRDRWKKLFEVLYQDVEIENFKGNTNNIQNQLLQAISILTVRITGGFSDKEMMRYSNEVNYLNNPFSKLSMQISNIIESPQAGFDMLEIKESISKCKHLLNDILTQKDYKGISLKVASKINRLQQQLARLQIILNSFNELKLHGLISFYSFATKKWVEFYAPKNFMSNQLSSTVYLITFLVTYHNGKTGEKYITQTAKEYNKMFWTACGGGLIVSFLCFIKTGIGNIPDTSPLFKAFFFSINYAVGFCTIYLTHMTLATKQPSMTAARLARALVPTSGSELNVKDFTTLFAQLVRSQMIAFLGNVVAGFVVSLGIFYLLNQILGFEVIKYSKAYHYWEEVVIMDWHIFYFGAIAGVFLFLSGLISGMTINSQRFHNIPERIYNHPILKKSFSERRRRRISNWFEKNLGGVVGNVAFGFMMGCAFLIGDFTGQPFDIRHITFVSGNFAIGIGGMGYHFDIGPMIIGFIAIFMVGWCNFLVSFTFSLLMAMRSNNIPFYKIFTMIAHTIKAFIRNPLPFFVPPLWTKRKEEV, via the coding sequence ATGGCTTTAGACTCTATATTTGATCAAAATAGAAAATACGAGAAGAGGTTTTTACTAAGGTTATTAGAAAAAGCAAGAAAAGATTATCCAGATTCAATTTCTTTTATCGATGATTTAATCTCAAAACTTCAAAATAACTCAACTTATCGTTTAATTTTTCGAGAGGAACTTCAAAAAACATTCGGAAAAATTAATATCGTAAGCTATTTAGTAGACAGTGGAATTCATTTAGAAGATAATTTATTTTCTATTTTTCGTAAAAAAATTATGGATTCGCTTTTGCCAGATATCGAGGATAACAATGAATTGACTTCTGTTGTGAACGAAATTTTTTACAATTCAAAAAATCTACAAGCAATTCGAATAATTCCTCGTGATCGATGGAAAAAACTTTTCGAAGTCTTGTATCAAGACGTTGAAATAGAAAATTTTAAAGGGAATACCAATAATATACAAAACCAACTTTTACAAGCTATTTCTATTCTTACAGTTCGTATTACGGGAGGGTTTTCGGACAAAGAAATGATGCGTTATAGTAATGAAGTAAATTATTTGAACAATCCATTCTCTAAACTTTCAATGCAAATTAGTAACATTATTGAAAGTCCACAAGCTGGATTTGATATGTTAGAAATTAAAGAAAGTATTTCCAAATGTAAACATTTGTTAAATGACATTTTAACTCAAAAAGATTACAAAGGAATCTCCTTGAAAGTAGCTTCAAAGATAAATCGTTTGCAACAACAATTGGCACGTTTGCAAATAATACTTAATAGTTTCAATGAGTTAAAGCTTCATGGTTTGATTTCTTTTTACAGTTTTGCTACTAAGAAATGGGTTGAGTTTTATGCGCCAAAGAATTTTATGAGCAATCAATTGAGTTCTACGGTATATTTGATTACATTTTTAGTAACTTACCATAATGGAAAAACAGGCGAGAAGTATATCACGCAAACAGCCAAAGAATACAATAAAATGTTTTGGACGGCTTGTGGTGGAGGTTTAATCGTTTCTTTTTTGTGTTTTATTAAAACAGGAATAGGGAATATACCTGACACTTCACCGCTATTTAAAGCATTTTTCTTTAGTATAAATTACGCTGTTGGTTTTTGTACAATTTACCTTACTCATATGACACTGGCTACAAAGCAACCTTCTATGACTGCTGCCCGACTTGCTCGTGCGCTCGTGCCAACCTCAGGATCGGAGCTAAATGTCAAAGATTTTACAACCTTATTTGCACAATTGGTAAGAAGCCAAATGATTGCTTTTTTAGGAAATGTTGTAGCAGGTTTCGTAGTTTCATTGGGGATTTTTTATTTGTTGAATCAAATTTTAGGCTTCGAGGTAATTAAGTATTCTAAGGCTTATCATTATTGGGAAGAAGTAGTGATAATGGATTGGCATATTTTCTATTTTGGAGCTATAGCAGGTGTTTTCTTGTTCCTTTCTGGATTAATTTCAGGAATGACGATTAACAGTCAACGCTTTCATAATATTCCTGAACGTATTTACAATCATCCTATTCTAAAAAAATCATTCTCAGAACGTAGAAGAAGAAGAATTTCGAATTGGTTTGAGAAAAATTTGGGTGGAGTGGTCGGAAATGTAGCTTTCGGTTTTATGATGGGATGTGCTTTTTTGATAGGTGATTTCACTGGACAACCTTTCGATATTCGACATATTACATTCGTTTCAGGAAACTTTGCAATCGGAATTGGAGGAATGGGATATCATTTTGATATTGGACCTATGATTATTGGTTTTATTGCAATCTTTATGGTAGGTTGGTGTAACTTTTTGGTGAGTTTTACATTTTCACTGTTGATGGCAATGAGATCAAATAATATTCCTTTTTATAAAATTTTTACGATGATTGCACACACTATAAAAGCATTTATTCGTAATCCTCTCCCATTTTTTGTTCCACCTCTTTGGACAAAAAGAAAAGAAGAAGTATAA
- a CDS encoding deoxycytidylate deaminase: METNLDKQLRYDKAYLKMAFEWANLSYCERKKVGAIIVKNRMIISDGYNGTPSGFENKCEDEAGNTKWHVLHAEANAILKCATSTQSAEGATLYITLSPCTDCSKLILQAGIKRIVYIQQYKDLSGLDFLEKAGITIQQITEEELYK, encoded by the coding sequence ATGGAAACAAATTTAGACAAACAATTACGATACGATAAAGCTTATCTTAAAATGGCTTTTGAGTGGGCAAATTTATCCTATTGCGAACGCAAAAAAGTTGGTGCAATTATTGTTAAAAATCGAATGATTATTTCTGATGGTTATAATGGTACACCAAGTGGATTCGAGAACAAATGTGAAGACGAAGCAGGAAACACCAAATGGCATGTTCTGCATGCTGAAGCAAATGCAATTCTGAAATGTGCAACGTCAACTCAATCTGCTGAAGGAGCAACTTTGTACATTACTCTTTCGCCTTGTACAGATTGTAGCAAATTGATTTTACAGGCAGGTATAAAGCGTATTGTCTACATTCAACAATATAAAGACCTTTCAGGGTTAGATTTTTTAGAAAAAGCAGGAATAACAATTCAACAGATTACAGAAGAAGAATTATACAAGTAA
- a CDS encoding S41 family peptidase yields MRSFFKVINVVLIVLIIFLIGFMVGKKYDFAFDENKDIVGLQYSDNEQKIRRLVSLIDNEYVNDVNSDSLVDDAINYMVGKLDPHSKYIDKASVQKAEEQLKGEFVGIGVQFRMLNDTIVIERTLPGTSNFGKLQFGDQLIAADNQSLIGKDNKTIENLLKGKKGTEVKLSVIREEKPLTISIKRTIVPLPTVTGKHMLTNEIGYLKLTRFSENSAKEVHQGLNDLLDQGMQTLVFDLRGNPGGLMHIAEEIADEFLTKNELIVYTQDKQKRKKYIYATNKGLFEEGKIYVLMDENSASSSEIVAGALQDYGRGIIVGRRSFGKGLVQREINLGDDTKVRLTVANYYTPSGRSIQKPFDKKTAKYSDDLYKRLKSGELYNKDSIKINKELEFTAPSGKKVYGGGGIIPDEFVALDTNSVANWLYYNQDSNYFNDFLFKKIYSIRDFFMFHNEAIFLKYFSAGMYRDEFLGVLGIPSNEFNPVFSTTVDNYMKATIAGSLYGSRAFYQVWMPEDEMIKRIFELEKITK; encoded by the coding sequence ATGAGAAGTTTTTTCAAAGTTATTAATGTCGTATTAATCGTACTGATTATTTTCTTGATCGGATTTATGGTTGGGAAAAAATACGACTTTGCGTTCGATGAAAACAAGGATATTGTAGGTTTGCAATATTCGGATAATGAACAGAAAATTCGTCGATTAGTTTCTTTGATAGACAACGAATATGTAAACGATGTTAATTCGGATAGTTTAGTGGATGATGCAATCAACTACATGGTTGGTAAATTAGATCCTCACAGCAAATATATAGACAAAGCTTCTGTACAAAAGGCTGAAGAACAATTGAAAGGTGAATTTGTAGGGATTGGTGTGCAATTTCGAATGTTGAATGATACGATTGTAATCGAACGAACTTTACCTGGAACTTCAAATTTTGGAAAACTTCAATTTGGGGATCAATTAATAGCTGCAGACAATCAGTCGTTAATCGGTAAAGATAACAAAACGATAGAAAATCTATTGAAAGGTAAAAAAGGGACTGAGGTTAAACTTTCTGTGATTAGAGAGGAGAAACCTCTTACAATTTCGATAAAACGGACAATTGTTCCGTTGCCAACTGTTACAGGAAAACATATGTTGACAAACGAAATTGGGTATCTAAAATTAACCCGTTTTTCTGAAAATTCGGCTAAAGAAGTTCATCAAGGTTTAAATGATTTGTTAGATCAAGGGATGCAAACCTTGGTATTCGATTTACGAGGTAATCCTGGTGGTTTAATGCATATTGCAGAAGAAATAGCGGATGAGTTTCTGACTAAAAATGAATTGATTGTTTATACACAAGACAAACAAAAACGAAAAAAATACATTTACGCAACCAATAAAGGTCTTTTTGAAGAAGGTAAAATTTATGTCTTAATGGATGAAAATTCGGCTTCTTCGAGTGAGATTGTTGCAGGAGCTTTACAAGATTATGGAAGAGGAATTATTGTGGGGCGTCGCTCTTTTGGTAAAGGTTTGGTGCAGCGCGAAATTAATTTAGGTGATGACACAAAAGTTCGGTTAACGGTTGCTAATTATTACACACCTTCGGGACGATCTATCCAAAAACCATTCGATAAGAAAACAGCAAAATACAGCGATGACTTATACAAACGATTGAAGTCAGGAGAGCTATACAATAAAGATTCAATCAAAATCAATAAAGAGTTAGAGTTTACAGCGCCATCTGGTAAAAAAGTGTATGGTGGCGGTGGAATTATACCTGACGAATTTGTTGCTTTAGATACAAATTCTGTAGCAAATTGGCTGTATTATAACCAAGACTCCAATTATTTTAATGATTTTTTATTTAAAAAAATCTATTCAATTCGCGATTTCTTTATGTTTCATAACGAGGCGATTTTTCTAAAATATTTTAGTGCCGGAATGTATAGAGATGAGTTTTTAGGTGTTTTAGGAATTCCTTCTAATGAGTTCAATCCTGTGTTTTCAACAACTGTTGATAACTATATGAAAGCAACAATCGCAGGTAGTTTATATGGTTCGCGTGCATTTTATCAAGTTTGGATGCCCGAAGATGAAATGATAAAGCGTATTTTTGAACTTGAAAAAATAACGAAGTAA
- the xerD gene encoding site-specific tyrosine recombinase XerD, translating to MLWKDALYDYQMYLKLEKRVSDNTIEGYLRDIQKLINYSDKQPLDYSQDDLRDFVHDFASSDYSVRSQARVISGLKSFFGYLQLEDFREDNPTSLLETPKIGMKLPDVLSEKEIDKMIEVIDLSKPEGQRNRAIIEVLYGCGLRVSELINLKISDLFFDDGFIRVIGKGNKQRLVPISDYTIKYINLYKDSIRIHIPIQVGYEDFLFLNRRGKNLTRVMIFTIVKELSIIAGVKKTISPHTFRHSFATHLLKNGADLRAIQLMLGHESITTTEIYTHVDQEFIRDAIIKFHPRNK from the coding sequence ATGCTGTGGAAAGATGCTTTGTATGACTATCAAATGTATCTGAAATTAGAAAAAAGAGTTTCTGACAATACGATTGAAGGTTATCTACGCGATATTCAAAAATTAATTAATTATTCGGATAAACAACCATTAGATTATTCACAAGATGATTTGAGGGATTTTGTGCACGATTTTGCCTCGAGCGATTATAGCGTTCGTTCGCAAGCACGTGTAATATCTGGCCTGAAAAGTTTCTTTGGTTACTTACAACTCGAAGATTTTAGAGAAGATAATCCAACTTCTTTACTCGAAACACCAAAAATAGGAATGAAACTTCCTGATGTACTATCAGAAAAAGAAATTGATAAAATGATCGAAGTAATTGATTTATCAAAACCAGAAGGACAGCGAAATCGTGCTATTATAGAAGTGCTATACGGTTGTGGTTTACGTGTTTCGGAATTGATTAATCTTAAAATTTCTGATCTTTTTTTTGACGATGGTTTTATTCGTGTCATAGGAAAAGGAAACAAACAAAGACTTGTTCCGATAAGCGATTATACGATAAAATATATTAACTTGTACAAGGATAGTATTCGTATTCATATTCCTATTCAGGTTGGATACGAAGATTTTTTATTCCTAAATAGACGAGGGAAAAATCTAACACGTGTCATGATTTTTACAATTGTAAAAGAGTTGTCGATAATTGCTGGAGTTAAAAAGACAATTAGTCCACATACATTTCGTCATTCTTTTGCCACTCATTTATTAAAAAATGGAGCAGATCTTCGTGCAATTCAGCTGATGTTAGGACATGAAAGTATTACGACGACAGAAATTTATACGCATGTTGATCAAGAATTTATTCGAGATGCGATTATCAAATTTCATCCAAGAAATAAATAA
- a CDS encoding NUDIX domain-containing protein: protein MIKSFKFCPNCGHAINHFDFRKMTCNNCDLVYYQNVAAAVAVILIREDKILFTVRNKEPKKGMLDLAGGFTDPDESAERTCQREIEEELGITIPIEKFNYFISQPNDYEYKGIPYKTCDLAFIADFPDEDIILEKEEIAAVKWIAIKDINLSDIGFDSLRKVVETYINSLK, encoded by the coding sequence ATGATAAAATCATTCAAATTTTGTCCTAACTGTGGACATGCAATCAATCACTTTGATTTTAGAAAAATGACATGCAACAACTGCGATTTAGTTTATTATCAAAACGTAGCTGCGGCTGTGGCAGTTATTCTAATAAGAGAAGATAAGATTTTATTTACCGTTCGTAATAAAGAGCCAAAGAAAGGAATGTTAGATTTGGCAGGAGGGTTTACAGATCCTGATGAATCGGCAGAAAGAACATGCCAGCGCGAGATAGAGGAGGAGTTAGGAATTACAATTCCAATCGAAAAATTCAACTATTTTATTTCGCAACCCAATGATTACGAATACAAGGGAATCCCTTATAAGACCTGTGATTTAGCTTTTATTGCTGATTTTCCTGACGAAGATATTATTCTTGAAAAAGAAGAAATTGCAGCTGTAAAGTGGATTGCTATTAAGGATATTAATTTAAGTGATATCGGTTTTGATTCATTACGAAAAGTAGTTGAAACGTATATAAATTCTTTGAAATAA
- a CDS encoding DUF4136 domain-containing protein, with amino-acid sequence MNKILLLSAIFLTIVSCSTQNVAVDYDRNFNFEQNKTYTFSQSVNLGLNDLDSARLFSSIEKGMLYRGFQKTNEGNLMVDIKPEEFVSTQQNSNVGIGMGTGGYGFGGGVSVGIPIMSQKLNQNFMISMTNAGRLVWEGTLKIQMPLKASPETRAANIHKGVTKLLQKFPPKKK; translated from the coding sequence ATGAATAAAATACTTTTATTAAGTGCTATTTTCCTAACAATAGTTTCATGTAGTACGCAAAATGTAGCGGTTGATTATGATCGAAATTTTAACTTTGAACAGAACAAGACCTATACGTTTTCTCAATCAGTGAATTTAGGTTTAAATGATTTAGATTCTGCTCGATTATTTTCTTCAATCGAAAAAGGAATGTTGTATAGAGGTTTTCAGAAAACCAATGAAGGGAATTTAATGGTTGATATTAAACCAGAAGAATTTGTTTCGACACAACAAAATTCTAATGTAGGTATCGGTATGGGAACAGGTGGTTACGGTTTTGGTGGAGGAGTTTCTGTCGGGATTCCGATCATGTCACAGAAGTTGAATCAAAACTTTATGATTTCGATGACTAATGCTGGTCGATTGGTGTGGGAAGGAACACTTAAAATTCAAATGCCTTTAAAGGCTTCTCCAGAAACGCGTGCAGCAAATATACATAAAGGGGTTACCAAGTTATTACAAAAGTTTCCACCGAAAAAGAAATAA
- a CDS encoding peptidase associated/transthyretin-like domain-containing protein, with the protein MKNTLLIGAFLHLSFFINAQYVEPEKSVKDAQLKKQTEIITQPKTKFDSIATKNMLAIGNGKITGVAFTRARSNSHFGLKTGNKIYANKIKVILFPVTPYFNDYYTLWKDKAKHNPKKNRFVYMEPAAYRYRIEAITNSSGEFTFPNMKPGKYYLYGTLNYTTTFSGNQYTGSAYNGYGGRTDYYKPYEYYKNSSEFLELFVEVKSDGEEVKVKLK; encoded by the coding sequence ATGAAAAACACTTTATTAATTGGAGCTTTTCTACACCTTAGTTTTTTTATTAATGCTCAATATGTTGAACCCGAAAAATCTGTAAAGGATGCTCAATTAAAAAAGCAAACTGAGATTATTACTCAACCCAAAACAAAATTTGATTCTATAGCCACTAAAAATATGCTCGCAATTGGTAATGGAAAAATTACTGGAGTTGCATTTACAAGAGCACGATCTAATTCTCATTTTGGTCTTAAAACAGGAAATAAAATATATGCAAATAAAATCAAAGTAATCTTATTTCCTGTAACACCTTATTTTAATGATTACTATACCTTATGGAAAGATAAAGCTAAACATAATCCAAAAAAAAATAGATTTGTTTATATGGAACCTGCTGCTTACAGATATAGAATAGAGGCTATTACCAATAGTAGTGGAGAATTTACATTTCCGAATATGAAACCTGGTAAGTATTATTTATATGGAACTTTAAATTATACTACAACTTTTTCAGGAAATCAATATACTGGAAGTGCATATAACGGATATGGAGGTAGAACAGATTATTATAAACCTTATGAATATTATAAAAATAGTAGCGAATTTCTTGAGTTATTTGTAGAAGTTAAATCTGACGGAGAAGAAGTAAAAGTTAAGCTAAAATGA
- a CDS encoding GNAT family N-acetyltransferase, producing the protein MKVICETKSLVLREFFEIDAFELFQLNSDKELMKIVNEKPYKSEDEAKFFIESMEKHYQEHGFGLWGVHEKKSGRFVGWGGLRQTKYGPVINIRLKRKFQNKGYGTEVLNAIVDYAKNELKLDKIAAKANANQPETLKLLQQSKLQQSEENELIFNL; encoded by the coding sequence ATGAAAGTTATTTGCGAAACAAAAAGTTTGGTATTACGAGAGTTTTTCGAAATTGATGCATTCGAATTATTTCAATTAAATTCGGACAAAGAATTGATGAAAATCGTTAATGAAAAACCTTATAAATCTGAAGACGAAGCAAAGTTTTTTATAGAAAGCATGGAAAAACATTACCAAGAGCATGGTTTTGGTCTTTGGGGTGTGCATGAAAAAAAGAGCGGACGATTTGTTGGATGGGGCGGTTTACGCCAAACTAAATATGGTCCTGTTATTAACATTCGTTTGAAACGTAAATTTCAAAACAAAGGTTATGGAACAGAAGTGCTAAATGCTATTGTGGATTACGCAAAAAATGAATTAAAATTGGATAAAATTGCTGCTAAAGCTAATGCGAATCAACCTGAAACATTGAAACTATTACAACAATCTAAACTTCAACAATCAGAGGAAAACGAATTGATTTTCAATTTATAA